The Periplaneta americana isolate PAMFEO1 chromosome 14, P.americana_PAMFEO1_priV1, whole genome shotgun sequence region TACGTATTATTTCTAACATTGTACAGTATGATGATTTGAATTAGAACTCATAACTACAAGAGCAATATACGAATAAGTATCACTCATAATTACGGAGGctgatatttaaatttaaattaaaacgaGTAAAGTGGGGTAACAAAACATAATCTATTACAATGTATCACTATGAGTATGAGAACACTTAAATTGCAACACACATTTCTGTGACAGCATACCAATATTCCACACAAATTGGCTCTCATTACGTATATTTCATTccaaaattcttttaatcatatCTTCTAAAACTCGCCAATCTCATTTAGGAATAATTATCACAATATTTAGCAAACACTAGACTTGGCATCGATATTGAATGTCCTTCGCGCAGTCTAGATTTACAGGTACTTCACCTATGTGACATCTCATGTGTTTTGTAAGGCTGCTTCTCTGACCAAAGCTTAATCTACAAACTGTACAACGAAACGGTCGTTCTCCAGTATGGCACCTCATGTGTTTCTTTAAATCGTAACTTTGAACACAACGCCAACCACACTCAGTACACAAATAAGGCTTCTCCCCAGAATGTGTTCTCATATGATTTGTAAAAGTACTACGTCGGGCGAAATTATTTCCACATACGGAACAATGAAATGGCTTCTCTCCCGTGTGAGATCTCATGTGTTTCGTAAGGGTGTCTATACGTCCAAAACTAATACCACACCTCGTACAAAGATACGGCTTTTCTCCAGTATGGGTAAACAAATGTTTCTTCAAATTAATTCTACTTGCGAAAGTCCTTCCACACTGACTACAAATAAAAGGTTTAGCACCTGTGTGAGCACTCATATGCAAAACCAGCTGAGTTTTCTTCGCGAAATCTTTGCCACAATCATGGCAATGAAATAATTTGATGTACGGCTTCTTCACTCTCATTTCAACCTTCACACTAAACTCTTTGCCAAGGCAATCGTCGTCATCCTCTTTCACACATTCAAGTGAAACTGCATCGTTCTCGATTTCGTAAGTCTGTTCAATTCCAGTTTTGGTTATATGTTGCGTATTTAAACTAGGTCCCTTTACCACTTTCTTTCGAGTTTTTGTATTTGCTTTGTGGTGCGAGTCTTGCTGTTGCTTCTTACCATTTTTTATATTCCTTTTTGGGCAGTTTGGTTGTTTCTTCTTAGGATACTTATTTCTGACGTTAGATTTACTGGATGATGGTTCCACCTGTATATCTGACCAAGTATCATTACTGCTGTCAATAAAATCAACATCATTGTTTGTCCTGTAAAGTAAATACatcgtatgaaattaataaatacgtaTTATGAACACAAACATTgttaaagtataatataaacaaatctgAATTAATAGACGAAGTAAGAAAAACAAACCTGTGTTCTTCATTATTTTCAGAATTAATATGGTTTtcttctataattatttcttctttaaCTTCATGTTTTATTGTAGCATTGTTTCTTGATTCATTGCTGGGTCCAGTTTCCAAAACAGTCAGAAATATGTCATTAGGTGGACTCTAAACAGAAAGTTAAATTATGTTAACTTATGAAACCTTTAATTTTAGATGGAAACGAAGAAATGAATTAACACAAAGGattaataatatacaaacataatCTATCTGGAGACCAAGAAAGTTTATATTTTGAACACAAGAAGACAAAAGCTTTAATCTGGAAAATAGTCTTTTTCACTAGCAATACATTTATCACGACGTGATATTAGCTtgtaaattctatttcactagaaCGCTCAGTTTTTGCATACAAAGAAATTTTTTAGTGACTCTcgtacataattttcatacttgACGTGTTGTTTGCCGAGTAGCTCTGCAGAGAtacgtaaaattaaaaaatatggggAATGATAAGGATGAACTATAACTTTCTATCCAAGACTTAGTTTTTAAtcttgtttaacgacgctgtatcaactacgaggataTGTAGCGTCGTTGGGATTGGTagtagcgaaatggtatttgacgaCAGAAGTTCCAGGTTTTGTTGTGAGGTTGCGTATGACATTAGCCTTACAATTTAGGAGAAAAATCTAgaagaaaaaaactcaaccagataatcggcCCAAGCAAATTTGAACTTGAGCTCGAGCGCAATCACCGATGACGAGTTCCacttacaagtaaaccttcaggtggggtaaaaaaagaaagacttacctttattaccattcgattaagcattaaaatcaatgcaaaatacgtaaattttacaactcgaacgcaatgaACACCAGAGATCGCGACCAATCAAGATCAAGTTGACATGGGCTACTTAGATTGCAAATAACTATATCACGCAGC contains the following coding sequences:
- the LOC138713330 gene encoding zinc finger protein 586-like isoform X1, translated to MSLNFRYICRLCLKQNVTLISIFSEENGGSSPTLPVKIKSFAPNLKIFVGDGLPDHVCQQCASQIDSTYKFKLQCESSDATLRQSLLNQTIQSPPNDIFLTVLETGPSNESRNNATIKHEVKEEIIIEENHINSENNEEHRTNNDVDFIDSSNDTWSDIQVEPSSSKSNVRNKYPKKKQPNCPKRNIKNGKKQQQDSHHKANTKTRKKVVKGPSLNTQHITKTGIEQTYEIENDAVSLECVKEDDDDCLGKEFSVKVEMRVKKPYIKLFHCHDCGKDFAKKTQLVLHMSAHTGAKPFICSQCGRTFASRINLKKHLFTHTGEKPYLCTRCGISFGRIDTLTKHMRSHTGEKPFHCSVCGNNFARRSTFTNHMRTHSGEKPYLCTECGWRCVQSYDLKKHMRCHTGERPFRCTVCRLSFGQRSSLTKHMRCHIGEVPVNLDCAKDIQYRCQV